A genomic region of bacterium contains the following coding sequences:
- the ruvX gene encoding Holliday junction resolvase RuvX: MAKARILGLDYGVRRIGVAISDPLGITSQPLATLRNRKDKVMEEIAAIIQEKQVATVVVGLPKHMSGQEGTAAETVRSFGNRLQERCTVPVEFVDERLSTVAAQRVLTQSGMSGPKQRQVVDKLAAAIILQTWMDSKRLI, from the coding sequence ATGGCGAAAGCGCGTATTCTCGGGCTGGACTATGGCGTTCGGCGTATCGGGGTGGCGATTTCCGATCCGCTGGGGATTACGTCACAGCCATTGGCCACGCTTCGCAACCGCAAGGACAAGGTGATGGAAGAGATTGCTGCGATTATTCAGGAAAAGCAGGTTGCAACCGTGGTGGTAGGTCTGCCAAAACATATGTCAGGCCAAGAGGGAACCGCAGCGGAGACGGTCCGGTCTTTTGGCAACAGACTCCAGGAGCGCTGTACGGTTCCGGTTGAGTTTGTGGATGAGCGTCTCAGTACTGTCGCGGCCCAGCGGGTATTGACACAAAGCGGCATGTCCGGTCCCAAGCAGCGGCAGGTGGTGGACAAACTGGCGGCTGCGATTATTTTGCAAACCTGGATGGACTCGAAACGATTAATTTAA
- a CDS encoding AarF/ABC1/UbiB kinase family protein, which produces MIPLSQIGSTIQDFNRFGEILTVLTKHGFGFLIGRLNLGGYLPAKERIVRRQKQKASTPTRVRQMLEELGPTFIKMGQVLSMRPDILPDKYIQELSKLQDRVPPFTEPSAEQVIRQELGGAVSDHFKSFSKTPFAAASIAQVHHAVTRQNKKVVIKIQRPGLKRKVESDLEILRFMAKAWENIENSDLPRRPVEFVDEFERIIHEELDFLIEARHLGRFKRNFKKRPGYRFPEVYWNLTTSKCLTLEYIDGIKLSAIPATTPAQKKKEIAQALFDGYILMTLEDCFFHADPHAGNFILAKDNALVFLDAGQVGRLDNETVAAFTDMLLALEEQDVDNLVDAYLRLGTVEEGIDRRLLKREVGIFLEQYYDVPIEKISFGRALQDLVGLSTKFKITLPPDFIVLAKTFLGAEGVGRKLNPKLNLIDTARPIAEKIILKRYQPRQIVEQFYHRLQELYRFLSGLPNQMQDLLGKLQHGKLKMEFEHKGLEGLQHNIDRTGNRVSFALVVAALIIGSSLILASQVGPQWGGFSILGLIGFLLAGLFGLLLIIAILRSGKM; this is translated from the coding sequence ATGATTCCGTTAAGCCAGATAGGCAGCACGATCCAGGATTTTAACCGGTTTGGTGAGATCCTGACCGTGTTGACCAAGCACGGATTTGGGTTTTTAATCGGCCGGTTAAATTTAGGCGGTTATTTACCTGCCAAGGAACGGATTGTCCGGCGCCAGAAGCAGAAAGCGTCAACCCCCACACGGGTACGGCAGATGCTGGAAGAATTGGGGCCGACATTTATTAAAATGGGTCAGGTGCTTTCCATGCGTCCGGATATTCTTCCGGATAAATATATTCAGGAGTTGTCAAAGCTCCAGGACCGGGTACCGCCGTTTACCGAACCCAGTGCGGAACAAGTCATCCGGCAGGAGTTGGGGGGGGCGGTCTCCGATCACTTTAAATCTTTTTCCAAGACACCTTTTGCCGCAGCTTCGATTGCCCAGGTCCATCACGCCGTTACCAGGCAAAATAAAAAAGTGGTTATCAAAATACAGCGTCCGGGATTGAAGCGGAAGGTTGAATCAGACCTTGAAATTCTGCGGTTCATGGCCAAGGCATGGGAAAATATTGAAAACAGTGATTTGCCGCGCCGCCCGGTGGAATTTGTGGACGAATTTGAAAGGATTATTCATGAAGAATTGGATTTTTTGATTGAAGCCAGACACCTGGGGCGATTTAAAAGGAATTTTAAAAAACGGCCGGGATATCGTTTTCCCGAAGTGTATTGGAATTTAACCACAAGCAAATGTCTGACATTGGAATATATTGACGGGATTAAACTATCTGCAATACCTGCGACGACCCCGGCACAAAAGAAAAAGGAGATCGCCCAAGCCCTGTTTGACGGCTATATTTTAATGACGCTGGAGGACTGCTTTTTTCATGCAGATCCGCATGCCGGGAATTTTATTCTTGCGAAAGACAATGCATTGGTTTTTTTGGATGCCGGGCAGGTCGGGCGGCTGGACAATGAAACCGTTGCCGCGTTTACAGATATGCTGCTGGCACTGGAGGAACAGGATGTCGATAATTTGGTGGATGCCTATTTGCGTCTGGGAACCGTGGAAGAGGGGATTGACCGCCGCCTGCTCAAACGCGAGGTGGGCATTTTTCTTGAGCAGTATTATGATGTGCCAATAGAAAAAATATCCTTTGGCAGGGCATTGCAGGATTTGGTGGGGCTTTCCACCAAATTTAAAATAACGTTGCCCCCGGATTTTATTGTTTTGGCCAAGACATTCCTGGGTGCCGAAGGCGTGGGCAGAAAACTCAATCCTAAATTAAATCTCATTGATACCGCCCGTCCCATTGCGGAAAAAATTATTCTCAAGCGGTATCAACCGCGTCAAATTGTTGAACAGTTTTATCACCGGCTACAGGAGCTGTACCGATTTTTATCCGGACTTCCGAACCAGATGCAGGACCTGTTGGGGAAACTTCAACACGGCAAGCTTAAAATGGAGTTTGAGCACAAAGGGCTGGAAGGGTTGCAGCATAATATTGATCGTACCGGCAATCGTGTCTCTTTTGCGCTGGTGGTCGCCGCATTGATTATCGGTTCTTCGCTTATTTTGGCTTCTCAGGTGGGACCGCAGTGGGGCGGTTTTTCAATTTTGGGTTTGATCGGTTTTCTCCTGGCAGGATTGTTCGGGCTTTTATTGATTATTGCCATACTGCGCTCAGGGAAAATGTGA
- a CDS encoding phasin family protein — MDTMKKVFLAGVGALSLSKDRAQKIVTELIAQGKIREKEGRKLAEEMMRRAESTRKDVEKNIHTQVNTVYTKVNVATQVQLKKMEKRIHELEREVAKKNKPTGPAKKKTAAKSSAKKKSAGK; from the coding sequence ATGGATACAATGAAAAAAGTGTTTTTGGCAGGAGTGGGTGCGTTGAGTTTGTCCAAGGATCGCGCCCAAAAAATTGTTACGGAATTGATCGCGCAGGGAAAGATTCGGGAGAAGGAAGGCCGGAAATTGGCCGAAGAGATGATGCGGCGGGCTGAGAGCACACGCAAAGATGTCGAGAAAAATATTCACACGCAGGTGAATACAGTTTATACCAAAGTGAATGTCGCCACACAGGTGCAGTTGAAAAAAATGGAAAAGCGTATTCATGAATTGGAGCGGGAAGTGGCAAAAAAAAACAAGCCAACCGGACCTGCCAAGAAAAAGACTGCGGCCAAATCATCGGCAAAAAAGAAATCCGCCGGTAAATGA
- the alaS gene encoding alanine--tRNA ligase: MTSSEIRNQFIEFFKKQNHAHRPSASLVPDDPTVLFTVAGMVQFKAQFLGIGNKSFTRAVTAQKCVRTNDIENVGFTPRHHTFFEMLGNFSFGDYFKQEAITWAWEFLTTVCKLDKEKLWVTIYKDDSEAYEIWKNDVGLAEKRIVRMGEETNFWTMGATGPCGPCSEILYDIGPKPGKPEAGPDEDEDRYLEIWNLVFTQFDRQADGSLAPLPQKNIDTGMGLERLAAVMQGVSSNFDTDLFQPLIQAIAKETMKRYGKDEKNDSSMKVIADHIRSSVFLIADGVLPGNEGRGYVLRRILRRAVRHSKLLGLNDVFLYRLVPVIVGLMAAHYPEVKERREHVVSVVKSEEERFQHTLDSGLAILNDTIAEVKKTGKTIISGKQCFQLYDTYGFPLDLTREIAQEHKLGIDENSFNREMTAQRDRARSAWAGSGDRVISPAMSILTSKIVPTHFAGYTNLIVKGKVLALLQKEQAVKNVKAGDEVVVILDTTAFYAESGGQLADKGELSNHEMLAEISDVQKTPEGHFLHFAMMKRGSLAINESVQVAVKSGERTAIARNHTVTHLLHAALRQVLGKHIEQAGSEVRSQDLRFDFSHFQAVTVTELDRIEDIVNTKILENVQVDTQELSIEEAKSKGAMALFGEKYGDRVRMVQVDAYSKELCGGTHVRDTGEIGLMKIVTESSVAAGVRRIVAVTGENALREIKRQQNVVRDVCQTLHTSEEEVPARVEKLMVRVKELEKEKEKNMIKHASTSVDDLIHQATKIKGIACITAELPGFNMNAMRAAADALKQKIGSGVIVLGTAEDGKATLIAAVTKDLLDKKVHAGNLIREIAKVIEGSGGGRPDFAQAGGKNPEKLKAALAATPAVLEKMVTG; encoded by the coding sequence ATGACAAGCAGCGAAATTCGCAATCAATTTATTGAGTTTTTTAAAAAACAAAACCATGCGCATCGTCCCAGTGCGTCACTGGTCCCGGATGATCCCACCGTATTGTTTACGGTTGCCGGGATGGTTCAGTTTAAAGCCCAGTTTCTCGGTATCGGCAATAAATCATTTACCCGCGCGGTGACTGCGCAGAAGTGTGTCCGCACCAATGATATTGAAAACGTTGGTTTTACGCCGCGGCACCATACTTTTTTTGAGATGCTGGGGAATTTTTCTTTTGGCGATTATTTTAAGCAAGAGGCCATTACCTGGGCGTGGGAGTTTCTTACAACAGTTTGCAAGCTGGACAAAGAAAAACTATGGGTGACCATTTACAAAGATGATAGTGAGGCCTATGAAATATGGAAAAATGATGTAGGTCTTGCGGAAAAACGAATTGTCCGCATGGGTGAAGAAACCAATTTTTGGACCATGGGCGCGACCGGCCCTTGCGGCCCCTGTAGTGAAATTCTTTATGATATCGGACCCAAACCGGGCAAGCCTGAGGCCGGCCCGGATGAGGATGAAGATCGTTATTTGGAAATATGGAACCTGGTTTTTACCCAATTTGACCGGCAAGCCGATGGCAGTCTGGCACCCTTACCACAAAAAAACATTGATACCGGCATGGGACTTGAGCGTCTGGCAGCGGTGATGCAAGGTGTTTCCTCCAATTTTGATACGGATCTTTTTCAGCCGTTGATTCAAGCTATTGCCAAAGAAACGATGAAACGCTATGGCAAAGATGAAAAAAATGATAGTTCGATGAAAGTAATTGCAGATCACATCCGGTCATCCGTGTTTTTAATTGCCGATGGCGTGTTGCCGGGAAATGAGGGGCGCGGCTATGTTTTGCGCCGTATTTTGCGCCGGGCTGTGCGGCATAGCAAGCTGCTGGGGCTAAATGATGTTTTTCTCTACCGGTTGGTACCGGTTATTGTAGGTTTGATGGCAGCCCACTATCCGGAAGTAAAAGAACGCCGGGAGCACGTGGTCTCGGTGGTCAAAAGCGAAGAAGAACGTTTTCAGCATACACTTGATTCCGGGTTGGCGATTTTAAATGATACGATTGCCGAGGTAAAAAAAACCGGCAAAACCATTATTTCCGGGAAACAATGTTTTCAACTTTATGATACCTACGGATTTCCGCTGGATTTGACCCGGGAAATTGCCCAAGAACACAAACTGGGTATTGATGAAAACAGTTTTAACCGGGAGATGACGGCGCAGCGTGACCGCGCCCGCTCAGCTTGGGCCGGCAGCGGGGACCGGGTGATTTCTCCGGCTATGAGCATTTTGACATCCAAAATTGTTCCTACTCATTTTGCCGGGTATACGAATCTTATCGTGAAGGGCAAGGTTCTCGCATTGCTGCAAAAAGAGCAAGCCGTCAAAAATGTCAAAGCAGGCGATGAGGTGGTCGTGATACTGGATACCACCGCTTTTTATGCTGAATCCGGCGGCCAGTTGGCGGACAAGGGTGAGTTGTCGAATCATGAAATGCTGGCGGAAATTTCGGATGTACAAAAAACACCGGAAGGACATTTTCTTCATTTTGCAATGATGAAGCGGGGCAGTCTCGCGATCAATGAGTCGGTTCAGGTAGCAGTGAAAAGCGGTGAACGCACGGCCATTGCCCGGAATCATACTGTCACGCATTTGCTGCACGCCGCACTCCGACAGGTTTTGGGGAAGCATATTGAACAGGCCGGATCAGAGGTGCGTTCCCAGGACTTGCGTTTTGATTTCAGCCATTTTCAGGCGGTGACAGTTACTGAATTGGATCGTATTGAGGACATCGTTAATACAAAAATATTGGAAAATGTCCAAGTGGATACGCAGGAGCTTTCCATTGAGGAGGCCAAATCCAAAGGCGCGATGGCACTGTTTGGAGAAAAATATGGTGATCGAGTCAGGATGGTCCAGGTGGATGCGTATTCCAAAGAACTCTGCGGCGGAACCCATGTGCGGGATACCGGGGAGATCGGCTTGATGAAGATTGTGACGGAATCCAGTGTGGCTGCGGGTGTCCGGCGCATTGTCGCGGTAACAGGCGAGAATGCATTGCGCGAAATCAAGCGGCAACAAAATGTTGTGCGTGATGTCTGTCAAACATTACATACTTCTGAGGAAGAAGTTCCGGCCCGGGTGGAAAAATTAATGGTCCGGGTTAAGGAACTGGAAAAAGAAAAAGAAAAAAATATGATCAAGCATGCCAGTACGAGTGTCGATGATTTAATTCACCAAGCGACCAAAATTAAAGGTATTGCCTGTATTACCGCTGAGCTGCCGGGATTTAATATGAACGCCATGCGTGCGGCGGCAGATGCGCTTAAACAAAAAATCGGTTCCGGTGTGATTGTTTTGGGCACGGCGGAAGACGGCAAGGCGACCTTAATTGCGGCAGTGACAAAAGATTTACTGGATAAAAAAGTGCATGCCGGAAATTTGATTCGTGAGATCGCCAAAGTGATCGAGGGTTCGGGCGGGGGACGTCCTGATTTTGCGCAGGCAGGCGGTAAGAATCCGGAAAAGCTCAAGGCGGCTTTGGCCGCCACACCGGCGGTGCTGGAAAAAATGGTGACAGGGTAA
- a CDS encoding recombination regulator RecX: protein MPEITAIQPQVKRKKRYSIFIDDVFFFGVDQAVVAKLDLKTGQVVEPQDLQTIMRSEEELQVQARCLRLLERRAHSRYELSVKLRQRGIEDAIAATVLDRLQHTGLINDQVFAEMFIRDRMTMASMGTQRLQLELMKRGIDRQIVETAIAQEVEGDEEDRCWELAERKMRVYQKLDSAVARRRLTAFLGRRGFQYECIRAVMNDFFSEG, encoded by the coding sequence ATGCCGGAAATCACTGCCATTCAACCACAAGTGAAACGAAAAAAGCGGTACTCCATTTTTATAGATGACGTGTTTTTTTTCGGTGTAGACCAGGCAGTGGTGGCCAAGTTGGATTTGAAAACCGGTCAGGTGGTGGAACCACAGGATTTACAAACCATTATGCGGAGTGAAGAGGAATTGCAGGTGCAAGCGCGCTGTCTGCGCTTGCTGGAGCGGCGGGCCCATTCCCGCTATGAATTGTCAGTGAAACTGCGTCAACGCGGGATTGAGGATGCGATTGCGGCAACGGTGTTGGATCGCTTGCAGCACACCGGTTTGATTAATGATCAGGTCTTTGCTGAGATGTTTATCCGGGACCGGATGACCATGGCATCCATGGGAACTCAGCGGCTTCAGTTGGAATTGATGAAGCGGGGCATTGACCGCCAAATCGTGGAGACGGCCATTGCCCAAGAGGTTGAAGGTGATGAAGAAGACCGCTGTTGGGAATTGGCAGAACGTAAAATGCGGGTGTATCAAAAACTTGATAGCGCAGTCGCCCGGCGGCGCCTGACGGCGTTTTTAGGCCGCAGGGGATTTCAGTATGAATGTATTCGTGCGGTGATGAACGATTTTTTTTCTGAGGGATAA
- the aroF gene encoding 3-deoxy-7-phosphoheptulonate synthase codes for MIIVMKPGIPMKEIRTVMARIKQMRLVPHLLRGTERNVIAVIGDERNLQRQPLEAIPGVESVMAVLKPYKLASRESKPERTVVKAGSMSVGGNELAVIAGPCTIENRGMMLATAKAVKKNKAHALRGGAFKPRSSPYAFQGLKGKGLQMIKEVRRLTKLPVITEVLDPRDVTAVSRAADILQIGTRNMQNFELLKAAGKQKKPVLLKRGMAAGIDEFLMSAEYIMAQGNYQVILCERGIRTFNDFARNTLDLTIIPALKERTHLPVLVDPSHGTGKRDYVVPMSLAAIAAGADGLLIEMHPHPERAWVDGQQSLSFDEFADLMAALRRIAPAVGRTLSE; via the coding sequence TTGATTATTGTTATGAAACCCGGCATTCCCATGAAGGAAATCCGTACCGTGATGGCGCGGATCAAGCAGATGCGTCTGGTACCTCATCTGCTGAGAGGTACGGAACGCAATGTGATTGCGGTTATCGGCGACGAACGTAATTTGCAACGCCAACCCTTGGAAGCCATTCCCGGCGTGGAAAGCGTCATGGCTGTTTTAAAACCCTATAAATTAGCCAGCCGGGAAAGCAAACCGGAGCGGACGGTTGTCAAAGCCGGATCGATGAGCGTTGGTGGTAATGAGCTGGCCGTGATTGCCGGACCCTGTACGATTGAAAATCGGGGCATGATGCTCGCCACTGCCAAAGCGGTCAAAAAAAATAAGGCCCATGCCCTGCGGGGCGGTGCATTCAAGCCCCGTTCCAGTCCCTATGCTTTTCAGGGATTGAAGGGGAAAGGTCTTCAGATGATCAAAGAAGTAAGACGGCTGACCAAACTGCCGGTGATCACCGAAGTGTTGGATCCGCGCGATGTCACAGCGGTCTCCCGGGCGGCGGATATCCTCCAGATTGGCACCCGCAACATGCAGAATTTTGAACTTTTAAAAGCAGCGGGAAAACAGAAAAAACCTGTTTTGTTGAAAAGAGGAATGGCTGCGGGCATTGATGAATTTTTGATGTCAGCGGAGTATATTATGGCTCAGGGAAATTATCAGGTTATTTTATGCGAACGCGGTATCCGTACCTTTAATGATTTTGCCAGAAACACGCTTGATCTGACCATTATTCCGGCATTAAAAGAAAGGACCCATTTGCCGGTGCTGGTTGATCCTTCACACGGAACCGGGAAACGCGATTATGTTGTTCCGATGTCGTTAGCGGCGATCGCGGCCGGTGCTGACGGTTTGCTCATTGAGATGCATCCCCATCCGGAGCGCGCCTGGGTCGACGGCCAGCAATCACTCTCATTTGATGAATTCGCCGACTTGATGGCGGCACTGCGGCGCATCGCACCGGCTGTGGGGCGCACCCTTTCGGAATAG
- a CDS encoding LemA family protein, which translates to MEKSGLALLTLLGIILAVCLLVLMGVVFYIIGSYNSLVKMDESVKTAWSQVENQLQRRNDLIPNLVNTVKGFAAQEKGIFEHVADARAKLAGAQNVGAKIKAANEVSSVLGRLLMIVENYPQLKSDQNFRQLQDELAGTENRIAVERMRYNETVKQYNQSIRVFPKNTIAGFFKFGKAELFEAAEETKKVPTVDFNK; encoded by the coding sequence ATGGAAAAATCAGGATTGGCTTTACTCACGCTTTTAGGTATTATCCTGGCGGTTTGTCTGCTGGTTTTAATGGGGGTGGTGTTTTACATTATCGGCAGTTATAACAGTCTGGTAAAAATGGATGAATCGGTGAAGACCGCCTGGTCGCAGGTGGAGAACCAGTTGCAGCGGCGCAATGACCTTATTCCCAATTTGGTGAATACGGTGAAAGGGTTTGCAGCCCAGGAAAAGGGGATTTTCGAGCATGTGGCCGATGCCCGGGCCAAATTGGCTGGGGCGCAAAATGTGGGCGCCAAGATTAAAGCGGCCAATGAGGTTTCTTCAGTGTTGGGAAGGTTGCTTATGATTGTGGAGAACTATCCGCAGTTGAAATCAGATCAAAATTTCCGGCAATTGCAGGACGAATTGGCAGGGACGGAGAATCGGATCGCGGTGGAACGGATGCGCTATAATGAGACGGTTAAGCAATACAATCAAAGCATCCGCGTTTTTCCCAAAAACACGATTGCCGGTTTTTTTAAATTTGGAAAAGCGGAATTATTTGAAGCAGCGGAAGAGACAAAAAAAGTCCCTACAGTGGATTTTAATAAATAG
- a CDS encoding TPM domain-containing protein, producing the protein MAVPAWTAATPVEPDIPKPTGWVNDFGNVLSSQWEAQLTEISTGLEKATSAELVYLIMPTIAPFDDFTYGMAVFKAWQIGKKDKDNGLLILLALKERRIRIVNGYGLEGILPDGKLGRYRDQYLVPQLKASQLGKGLAMLGAVIAQDIAKDAGVTLTGAAAKRVPRRNKGFPYSTLIMLGIMITLSVVSRFRRRRGRYVGGTYIPGGYYGSGGGGFGGGFGGFGGGFSGGGGVGGSW; encoded by the coding sequence ATGGCCGTTCCGGCATGGACGGCGGCAACCCCGGTGGAACCGGATATCCCCAAACCAACGGGATGGGTCAATGACTTTGGTAATGTGCTTTCCAGTCAGTGGGAGGCGCAACTGACCGAGATATCAACCGGACTGGAAAAAGCCACCAGTGCGGAGCTGGTGTATTTAATTATGCCGACCATTGCACCTTTTGATGATTTTACGTATGGGATGGCGGTGTTTAAAGCCTGGCAGATAGGAAAAAAAGACAAGGATAACGGACTCCTGATTTTGTTGGCGCTCAAGGAGCGGCGTATCCGCATTGTCAATGGGTACGGGCTGGAAGGGATTCTGCCGGACGGTAAACTGGGACGTTACCGTGATCAGTATCTGGTTCCCCAGTTAAAAGCCAGTCAGCTGGGCAAGGGTTTGGCTATGTTGGGGGCGGTGATTGCGCAGGATATTGCCAAAGATGCCGGTGTTACATTAACCGGTGCGGCTGCCAAGCGTGTGCCGCGCCGTAATAAGGGTTTTCCTTACAGCACTTTGATAATGCTGGGTATTATGATTACGCTCTCGGTTGTATCCCGTTTTAGAAGGCGGCGCGGCAGGTATGTTGGCGGCACCTATATTCCGGGCGGTTATTACGGCAGCGGCGGCGGCGGCTTCGGCGGCGGTTTTGGCGGTTTTGGCGGCGGGTTCTCCGGCGGCGGCGGCGTCGGCGGCAGTTGGTAA
- a CDS encoding response regulator encodes MAKKRIIIVDDDPSIVELFHDILESKGYDVQTFHRGWEALQAVSRQHPDLMVLDIMMPRVNGYEVCQIMKENPKTKDIPVIFLTALSHQEALRLAAEGGADDFLVKPCTPERLVRHVERHLNKSKEEKA; translated from the coding sequence GTGGCCAAAAAGCGTATCATCATCGTTGATGATGATCCAAGTATTGTTGAATTATTTCATGATATTCTGGAAAGCAAGGGATATGACGTTCAGACATTTCATCGCGGTTGGGAAGCGCTTCAGGCAGTATCCCGACAGCATCCGGATTTGATGGTTTTAGACATTATGATGCCCCGGGTGAATGGCTATGAAGTCTGTCAGATTATGAAGGAAAATCCGAAAACCAAGGATATTCCGGTTATTTTTCTGACCGCCCTTTCTCATCAGGAAGCTTTGCGTTTGGCGGCTGAGGGCGGGGCGGATGATTTTTTAGTAAAGCCCTGTACCCCGGAGCGTTTGGTGCGGCATGTTGAGCGTCATTTGAATAAATCCAAGGAAGAGAAGGCATGA
- the fmt gene encoding methionyl-tRNA formyltransferase, producing MNVDGESLRPRLVVMGTPDFGVPAFRCLHAQGFPIAGVVTAPDRPRGRGQKEAVSAVKQMAAELNLKIFQPEKVNDEAFLQQLRELDADILVVAAYGQILKRALLTLTRLGCVNLHASLLPKYRGAAPIQWAIANGESKTGVTVQMMAEQVDAGDVIVLKSTVIGPDETAPQLYQRLSQMGCAVMVEALEKLAVQGPGCGIPQDASQATSAPRLGRDDGLIDWKKTAQEIHNHVRAFNPWPGTFTHIEKEHLKITATRLGEVEVSAETVPGSVLEVDDKNGWLVAAGSQTALRVMTVQCANSKQMSAQSYTCGHQTGIGSILGGSLQD from the coding sequence ATGAATGTTGATGGAGAATCTTTACGTCCCCGGCTGGTTGTGATGGGGACGCCGGATTTTGGTGTGCCGGCATTTCGTTGTCTGCATGCGCAAGGATTTCCCATTGCCGGGGTAGTGACAGCGCCGGACCGTCCGCGGGGACGCGGACAGAAGGAGGCGGTTTCTGCTGTCAAGCAGATGGCAGCAGAACTTAATCTGAAGATTTTTCAGCCGGAAAAAGTTAATGATGAAGCATTTTTACAACAATTGCGTGAGTTAGATGCTGATATCCTGGTCGTGGCTGCGTATGGACAAATTCTCAAGCGGGCACTCCTTACGCTGACCCGGTTGGGGTGCGTGAATTTGCATGCATCTTTGCTTCCCAAATACCGGGGTGCCGCACCGATTCAATGGGCCATTGCCAACGGTGAATCAAAAACCGGCGTGACTGTACAGATGATGGCGGAACAAGTTGATGCCGGCGATGTGATCGTATTAAAATCAACCGTGATCGGTCCGGATGAAACCGCGCCGCAGCTTTACCAGCGGTTATCCCAAATGGGGTGCGCGGTCATGGTAGAAGCGCTTGAAAAGTTGGCTGTCCAGGGACCCGGTTGCGGAATACCCCAGGATGCCTCTCAGGCTACATCGGCACCCCGGTTGGGCCGGGATGACGGGTTGATTGACTGGAAGAAAACGGCACAGGAAATTCATAATCATGTGCGGGCATTTAATCCCTGGCCGGGAACATTTACACATATTGAAAAGGAACATCTAAAAATTACAGCGACCCGGTTAGGTGAGGTTGAAGTATCCGCAGAGACGGTGCCGGGAAGTGTTTTGGAAGTTGATGATAAAAACGGGTGGCTGGTAGCGGCAGGATCGCAAACCGCGCTCCGTGTTATGACCGTACAATGCGCCAATTCCAAACAAATGTCCGCACAGTCCTATACCTGCGGTCATCAAACCGGAATCGGCAGCATACTCGGCGGCTCTCTACAAGATTAG
- the def gene encoding peptide deformylase: MAILEICKWGHPVLKTKAKTVDAITDEIKKLVGDMYNTMAAENGLGLAANQVGITKRIFVVEIPSKSGPAEKYAMINPILVSKSKAKDTADEGCLSFPNIYGPVERSEEVEIRAMDIEGKSFTVKGTGLLARALQHELDHLDAIVFVEKMNVVYRMRFAKQLRALAKQTKQLLMQKKVVS, encoded by the coding sequence ATGGCAATACTGGAAATATGCAAGTGGGGGCATCCTGTATTAAAAACCAAGGCAAAAACGGTGGATGCCATTACAGATGAGATTAAGAAATTGGTTGGCGATATGTATAACACGATGGCAGCTGAAAACGGGCTGGGTCTGGCAGCCAATCAGGTCGGCATTACAAAAAGAATATTCGTGGTGGAAATTCCGTCAAAGTCCGGTCCGGCTGAGAAATATGCCATGATAAACCCGATCCTTGTTTCTAAGAGCAAGGCCAAAGATACGGCGGACGAAGGTTGTTTATCTTTTCCGAATATCTATGGTCCCGTTGAGCGGTCTGAAGAAGTGGAAATCCGCGCCATGGATATTGAAGGAAAAAGTTTTACAGTGAAGGGAACCGGCTTGCTGGCCAGGGCTTTGCAGCATGAGCTGGATCATTTGGATGCCATTGTATTTGTAGAAAAAATGAATGTGGTTTATCGGATGCGCTTTGCCAAGCAGTTGCGCGCGCTGGCTAAGCAGACCAAGCAATTGCTCATGCAAAAAAAGGTTGTGTCATGA